In Sphingomonas panacisoli, one genomic interval encodes:
- the lgt gene encoding prolipoprotein diacylglyceryl transferase, which translates to MILHALTAIDFNDLHLSKVLLHIHLFGRDLFDIKWYSIAYIAGIVVGWMYLMRLLKAPGAPMASRHAEDLVFYATLGIILGGRIGYVLFYDPSLFLSVKFFMLWEGGMSFHGGVIGTTLGIILFARRHKLDWLRIHDYVACCAPFGLLFGRLANFVNGELWGKPADPNLPWAVIFHGTPKDVARHPSQLYEAGLEGVVLFAILWFAFWKTKARYQPGKLVGLFILFYGLFRYIVEFFREPDSQYADSPILGVAGLHMGQLLCIPMVLGGLYLIWTAKTRRDRVTPIAGDEAVA; encoded by the coding sequence GGTGCTGTTGCATATCCATTTGTTCGGGCGCGATTTGTTCGACATCAAATGGTATTCGATCGCGTACATCGCCGGGATCGTCGTCGGCTGGATGTACCTGATGCGCCTGCTCAAGGCGCCGGGCGCGCCGATGGCGAGCCGCCATGCCGAGGATCTGGTGTTCTACGCGACGCTCGGAATCATCCTGGGCGGGCGAATCGGTTACGTGCTGTTCTACGATCCGTCGCTGTTCCTATCGGTCAAATTCTTTATGCTGTGGGAAGGCGGCATGTCGTTCCACGGCGGCGTCATCGGCACGACGCTGGGGATCATCCTGTTCGCGCGGCGGCATAAGCTCGATTGGCTGCGCATCCACGATTACGTCGCGTGTTGCGCGCCGTTCGGATTGCTGTTCGGCCGGCTCGCCAATTTCGTGAACGGCGAATTGTGGGGCAAGCCCGCCGATCCCAACCTGCCCTGGGCGGTCATCTTCCACGGCACGCCAAAGGATGTCGCGCGGCATCCGAGCCAGCTCTACGAAGCGGGCCTCGAAGGCGTCGTCCTGTTCGCGATCCTGTGGTTCGCCTTCTGGAAGACCAAGGCGCGCTACCAGCCGGGCAAGCTCGTCGGGCTGTTCATCCTGTTCTACGGCCTGTTCCGCTACATCGTGGAATTCTTCCGCGAGCCCGACAGCCAATATGCCGACAGTCCGATCCTCGGCGTTGCGGGGCTGCATATGGGGCAGTTGCTGTGCATCCCGATGGTGCTGGGCGGGCTCTATTTGATCTGGACCGCCAAGACCCGCCGCGACCGCGTGACGCCGATCGCGGGAGACGAAGCGGTCGCGTGA